In a single window of the Bacteroidota bacterium genome:
- a CDS encoding TonB-dependent receptor plug domain-containing protein, whose translation MHKFNYFFIGICCLIAGNPCLAQKISADSSIILSTVTIMSTKLTDNATGLNVHSFDSLSLLLASSKTLSDLLVSQTPVCIKTYGLGSLATISLRGTSSNHTGVFWNGLSISPPNNGMTDIGLIPVYFFENIQVQYGGASSVFGGGNIGGSIHINNSNTFRNDKKISMGIGAGSFHDYSGFTKILLSNDKWISSTAVYYHQAKNDFPFHNNSITGNPEERQQNSDNLFYGFLQQISHAIKRGNYLTANIWWQTADRRIPSAMTLQSGNADEKDNSLRSSLTWRKDFTSGSITSKIAWFNDYLHYVDINDFYSIDSKVISNSWILETEAKKQLTERIRINGGVDIRFMTCKADSYNENVKQNQIGCYTSLSYLIPLINWQSSVHIHQGWTEGYDEPFTPSVGIEGPLFKMVSGKINISRNFRAPTFNERYWQPGGNLDLHPEVSWNEEATVLFKPVSQNMTSRYFIYFDVFNSMISNWIIWLPVDESYMIWQPRNIQKVWSRGLEFNGEFEKKIFNATILLKAGYTYTRSTNEESIDGSYQKQLIYVPEHIGLAGLTICIKKITFSYTHHYTGQRFVSSDNSQSLPPYNIGYFSFSRDFSLLKEKFSFQLNVDNVWNSNYQAIQDYPMPGIAFKFSLLYNVF comes from the coding sequence ATGCATAAATTCAATTATTTTTTTATTGGCATCTGTTGTTTGATTGCTGGCAATCCATGTCTTGCTCAAAAGATTTCTGCCGACAGTTCCATTATCCTTTCAACGGTGACCATAATGTCTACCAAACTGACCGATAACGCTACCGGATTAAATGTGCATTCGTTTGATTCGTTATCACTATTACTAGCCAGTTCAAAGACGCTCTCTGATCTCCTTGTGAGCCAAACACCTGTCTGTATCAAAACGTACGGTTTAGGTAGCCTGGCAACAATTTCATTAAGGGGAACGTCATCAAACCATACTGGGGTATTCTGGAATGGGCTTTCTATAAGTCCTCCAAATAACGGAATGACAGATATCGGACTTATTCCTGTTTATTTTTTCGAAAATATCCAAGTTCAGTACGGTGGCGCCAGCTCGGTTTTTGGCGGTGGCAATATCGGCGGAAGTATTCATATCAATAATTCTAACACCTTTCGAAACGATAAAAAAATCAGCATGGGAATTGGTGCCGGTAGTTTCCATGACTATTCAGGATTTACCAAAATATTGCTTTCGAATGATAAGTGGATATCATCAACAGCTGTATATTATCATCAGGCAAAAAATGATTTTCCATTTCATAATAATTCAATAACGGGAAATCCTGAGGAGCGGCAACAGAATTCTGATAATCTCTTTTATGGTTTTTTACAACAGATAAGTCATGCTATTAAAAGGGGAAATTATCTCACTGCCAATATCTGGTGGCAAACTGCCGATAGAAGAATACCTTCCGCTATGACCTTGCAATCCGGTAACGCTGATGAAAAAGATAATTCACTGCGATCATCCCTTACATGGCGAAAGGATTTTACATCAGGTTCTATTACTTCTAAAATTGCCTGGTTCAATGACTACCTTCACTACGTTGATATAAACGACTTTTATTCAATCGATTCTAAGGTTATCAGCAATTCTTGGATACTGGAAACGGAAGCCAAAAAGCAGCTGACTGAGCGGATTCGGATCAATGGAGGTGTTGATATACGTTTTATGACATGCAAAGCTGATTCTTACAATGAAAATGTTAAACAAAATCAGATCGGCTGTTATACTTCATTGAGTTATTTAATTCCGTTGATAAACTGGCAGTCAAGTGTTCATATTCACCAGGGCTGGACAGAAGGCTATGATGAGCCATTCACACCTTCTGTCGGCATCGAAGGCCCCTTATTTAAAATGGTATCAGGAAAAATCAACATTTCACGAAACTTCAGGGCTCCGACTTTCAATGAAAGATATTGGCAACCTGGTGGAAATCTTGACCTGCATCCTGAGGTCAGCTGGAATGAAGAGGCTACTGTACTTTTCAAACCTGTCAGTCAAAATATGACCTCGCGGTACTTTATCTATTTCGATGTGTTTAATTCCATGATCAGTAATTGGATTATCTGGCTACCGGTAGATGAATCCTATATGATATGGCAACCCCGGAATATCCAGAAAGTTTGGTCCAGGGGACTGGAGTTCAATGGGGAATTTGAAAAAAAAATCTTCAATGCAACCATATTACTGAAAGCAGGCTATACTTATACACGGTCAACAAATGAAGAAAGTATTGATGGTTCTTATCAGAAACAACTCATTTATGTGCCTGAACATATAGGCTTAGCAGGACTTACGATATGCATAAAAAAAATAACATTCTCCTATACTCATCACTACACTGGTCAGAGGTTCGTCAGCAGCGACAACAGCCAATCCCTGCCGCCATATAACATCGGATATTTTTCTTTTTCAAGGGATTTCTCTCTGTTGAAAGAGAAATTTAGCTTTCAGCTT